A window of Maioricimonas rarisocia genomic DNA:
GCCGAGTGGTTGCCCCAGATGATGATGTTCTTCACGTCGGCGACCGGCCGGCCCGCTTTCTGTGCCAGCTGCGTGGCGGCCCGGTTCTGGTCGAGCATCGTCATCGCGTACCAGCGGTCCCGGGGAATATCCGGGGCGTTGTGCATCGCGATCAGGCAGTTCGTGTTGCAGGGGTTTCCGACAACCAGCACTCGCACATCGTCAGCGGCGGCCGCCTGGATCGCCTTGCCGGTGCTGGTGAAGATCGGGCCGTTGACGCGGATCAGGTCGCCCCGTTCCATGCCGGCCTTGCGGGGAACGCTGCCGACGCAGAGCACCCAGTTGCAGTTGGCGAATGCGTCTTCGAGGTGATCGCTGTCGAACTTTTCGACGCCGGCAAGCGTCGGAAAGGCACAGTCGTCGAGTTCCATCTGGACGCCGTCGAGGCGGCTCACGACAGGCGGAACTTCGATTAGATGCAGGATGACGGGCTGATCAGGACCGAAAACTTCGCCACTGGCCAGACGAAACACGAGCGCATAGCCAATGTTTCCTGCTGCTCCGGTCACCGCAACACGAATCGGTTCCGCCATGATGGATGAAACTCCTCGCTCAATCGGCAAAAAAGTGGTGGTAGCGGGTGGGAACCATCAACGAGCCTTGTATCGTCTGTCTCTGACGAGGGCAACTCATGGCCCCGGCAGGGAAGGACTCTGCCCCCGGCACCCGATGTCCGATATAATCCACAGGCGACGTCGGGCCGGATGGAGTCGGTGCGCCCCGGCCCCGATACAGTCAGACGGGTTACGTGTCGG
This region includes:
- a CDS encoding malate dehydrogenase, with amino-acid sequence MAEPIRVAVTGAAGNIGYALVFRLASGEVFGPDQPVILHLIEVPPVVSRLDGVQMELDDCAFPTLAGVEKFDSDHLEDAFANCNWVLCVGSVPRKAGMERGDLIRVNGPIFTSTGKAIQAAAADDVRVLVVGNPCNTNCLIAMHNAPDIPRDRWYAMTMLDQNRAATQLAQKAGRPVADVKNIIIWGNHSATQYPDFFNASIGGQPAPQVIGDDAWLQSDFITTVQKRGAAVIEARGASSAASAANAALDTVKSIITPTDAENSFSAAICSDGSYGVDEGLIFGYPLTSDGNSCSIVQGIEHSAFAQEKIQATLDELRSERDTVKDLLPG